A stretch of Ischnura elegans chromosome 4, ioIscEleg1.1, whole genome shotgun sequence DNA encodes these proteins:
- the LOC124157242 gene encoding protein abrupt-like — translation MDAKKYCLKWNNFSDNILTSLENLWGDEDFVDVTIACDGQSLKAHKVVLSACSSYMKRLLKENPCQHPIIILKDVGLPELKALMNFMYNGQVMVEEDQIPILLHTAEMLEIRGLSDVTKHNKGKGEGKRNAGDVSESGNPSKRKRPIPMLQSILTNSNQGMSQDGKHCDDGEQDIGSEGQGENSSSSSSSSMGQERQNGDDRGGWRRDGRGCGAQGVAREGGAAGGG, via the exons ATGGACGCGAAGAAATATTGCTTGAAATGGAACAACTTTTCAGACAATATATTAACTTCTTTGGAAAATTTGTGGGGCGATGAAGATTTTGTTGACGTAACTATTGCTTGTGATGGGCAAAGTTTAAAAGCGCATAAGGTTGTTTTATCAGCATGCAGTTCATATATGAAGAGATTATTGAAG GAGAATCCATGTCAGCATCCAATTATCATTCTGAAAGATGTTGGTCTTCCGGAGCTGAAAGCTTTGATGAATTTTATGTACAATGGGCAAGTTATGGTCGAGGAAGATCAAATTCCAATACTATTGCATACGGCAGAAATGCTGGAGATCCGAGGGTTGTCCGATGTGACCAAGCACAACAAAGGAAAG GGGGAAGGAAAGAGGAATGCCGGAGACGTATCGGAGTCAGGCAATCCCTCAAAGAGGAAGCGTCCCATTCCAATGCTCCAGTCCATACTGACCAATTCCAATCAGGGAATGTCGCAGGATGGCAAGCACTGCGATGATGGGGAACAGGACATTGGTTCTGAGGGCCAGGGAGAGAACTCTTCGTCTTCCTCGTCATCGTCGATGGGGCAGGAGAGGCAGAATGGAGACGATAGGGGGGGGTGGCGAAGAGATGGGAGGGGATGTGGGGCGCAAGGGGTCGCACGTGAAGGAGGAGCTGCAGGAGGCGGAtga